TCCAGCTCTATCAAAATCGCTGCCTTTCATGATGAAAATGAGGCAGGGCTGGAAAGTCTAGATGGCCTGGAGCTGGTGGATTTTGAATTCATGCCGCATTGGAACAGTTTGGAGAAGGAACAGGATAAGTTATTGCAATATTCTACGCTCCAGAACGAAAGCATTTATACCTGTAATGATGGGGATGGCATCGTCTTGATTGATGATGACATTGAATTTTATGGTGATATTCACGAGATACGAAAAGGAAAATTTCTATAAAAAAAGGCATTGTGTTCGGAACAATGCCTTTTCTTATATCAGTTCTTTTATTTTTGCAATGACATCCTTTGGGCTGAAAGGCTTTAAAATATACTCGCTGGCTCCTAATTCTTCCCCACGTTTAAGGTCCTGGGCCTCACCTTTAGCCGAAAGCATAATTACGGGTGTGGTTTTGATTTTCCTGATTTCCTCCAACACTGTAAAGCCGTCTTTTCCAGGCATTAAAATATCAAGAATGATGACATCGAAGGGTTCCTGTATTGCTTTCTCCAATGCTTCTACGCCATTGTTTGCTACCTCAACCTCAAAAGATTCTCTTTCTAAGTACATCTTTAACAACTGGCTTATTCTTTGTTCATCTTCTGCAACCAGTACACGCTTTCCCATGTTTTCCCCCTGAAAAATGTTTCTTAACATAAGTATACACTATTGAGATGGTGTTTTCTAAAGTAGAAAAGAATTAAATTTCGATTAATTAAAATTGATTTCAAAAAATGAGTGTGCTAATATGTGTCCTATAATATTTTAATTCATAGTATACTTATAGGAATTATAATAATTAAAAGCGGGTGAGAAAATGGGAAGAGAATTTATCCCGTTGTTTGATGATTGGGCAGAATTTTATGATGAAACAGTTTCAGGTCATGATGTTGAGTATAAAGAAGTGTTCGAGGATTATGATAAAATATTACATGCAGTAGCATCTAAGTCAACAGGGACAGTACTGGAGTTTGGAGTCGGAACAGGAAATCTGACTGAAAAGCTGATTTCTTTAGGAAGAGTGGTCTACGGTGTAGAACCTTCCAAAGTGATGAGGGAGAAAACCAGAGCCAGATTTTTGGATATGCACTTGTATGATGGGGATTTTATTCATTTCCCTGAATTGCCCCAAAAAGTGGATACGATCGTAAGTACCTATGCTTTTCACCATTTAACAGATGATGAAAAAGATTCCGCCATCAAGTTATATAGTGAGATATTAGGGAATGATGGAAAGATTGTATTTGCTGATACCGCCTTTTTGGATGAAAAGGATCGTGAGGGGCGACACCGAATCGTAAAAGAGCAAGGCTTCCTAAATCTCCTTGAAGACCTTCAAAGAGAGTACTATACCACTCTTGAAGTACTGGAACATCTTTTTCGGAAAAACGGTTTTGAGGTTCGTTTCGAAAAGATGAACCCCTATGTTTGGCTGATGGAGGCTGTTAAAGTAACCAAAAATTAATCAAAGTATTGGAGAGTTGCAGTAATGAGAGTTGGAATTATCGGTGCAATGGATGAAGAAGTAGATTTGCTTCGCAGTAAAATGGCAGACAGGGAAGATATCACTCTTGCAGGAAGTGAATTTTACAATGGCAAGGTTGATGGCCTGGAAGTAGTATTGCTTAAGTCTGGAATCGGTAAAGTGAATGCCGCTATGGGGACAGCGCTGTTGATTGAAAAGTTCAAGCCTGATGTCATCATCAATACAGGTTCTGCAGGCGGTTTCCATGAAGAACTGAATGTGGGTGATGTAGTTATTTCGACAGAGGTAAGGCATCATGATGTTGATGTTACAATCTTTGGCTATGAATATGGGCAGGTTCCTAGAATGCCTGCATATTTTTCACCTGATGCCAACCTTGTAAATGTAGCAGAAAAGAGTGCTGGAAAAATTAACGACATTCAAGTCGTAAAGGGTCTGATTGCTTCTGGGGACTCCTTCATGAACGACCCAGAGAGAGTAGAATTTATCAGAAGCAAACTGCCTGATTTGTATGCTGCTGAAATGGAAGCAGCTGCAATAGCCCAGGTTGCTTATCAATTTGAAGTGCCATTCGTGATTATCAGGTCATTATCAGACATTGCCGGGAAGGATTCGAATATTTCATTTGACCAATTCCTAGAAACTGCTGCTAAAAATTCCGCAGAACTAATTTTACTAATGTTAGAGGAGCTGAAAAAATAATGGTAAAGAAAATGAATGTCGAGAGTTTCAATCTTGATCATACAAAAGTTGCAGCACCATATGTAAGGCTTGCTGGTACGACCCAGGGAGCCAGTGGAGATGTTATCCATAAGTATGATATACGCTTCTGCCAGCCAAACAAGGAGCATATGGAAATGCCCGGTCTCCACTCACTTGAGCATTTAATGGCTGAAAATATCCGCAACCACCATGACACGGTTGTGGATATAAGCCCAATGGGATGTCAAACAGGATTTTATCTTTCAGTCATCAATCATGATGATTATGACAATATCCTGGATGTGCTGGAAAAAACATTGAAAGATGTACTTGAAGCCGATGAGGTGCCAGCTTGCAATGAAATCCAGTGCGGCTGGGCAGCCAGCCACAGTTTAGAGGGAGCAAAGGAAATTGCAGCAAAAATGCTGGAAAAGAAAGATGAGTGGCGCCAGGTTTTTGCTGAATAAGGAGAGTAATAGGCAATGACGGTTTACCGCAGTATCCATGAACTTATTGGAAATACACCGATGATTGAACTAACCAGATTCCATCTTCCACAAGATGTCCGGCTGTTCGCAAAGTTAGAATACTTAAATCCAGGCGGCAGTATAAAGGACCGGCTTGGCTTAGAATTACTGGATGAAGCATTCCGCTCAGGCAAATTAGCTGAAAACGGCACATTGATTGAACCGACTGCTGGAAATACTGGCATAGGAGTTGCACTTGCCGCGATTAATAAAGGCATTGATGTAATCTTTGTTGTACCAGAAAAATTCAGCCTTGAAAAGCAGTCAATCATGAAGGCGCTGGGAGCAAAAATCATCCATACTCCGACTTCGGAAGGAATGGAGGGAGCCATCCGTAAGACAGAACAATTGCTTATGGATATCCCAAATTCCTATTCCCCGTCACAATTCTCAAATCCAGCCAACCCTGATACCTACTATAAAACACTAGGGCCAGAGATTTGGGATGACCTGGATGGAGAGATTGATATTTTTGTAGCTGGTGCTGGTACTGGCGGAACTTTTATGGGTACTGCAAGGTTTTTAAAAGAAAAAAATCCAATGGTAAAGACCGTCATTGTTGAACCAGAAGGATCGATTCTTAATGGCGGCGAATCCGGCCCCCATAAAACAGAAGGAATTGGAATGGAATTCCTTCCGCATTACATGGACACTTCTTACTTTGATGGAATCCATACCGTTTCAGACCAAAATGCATTTGACCGCGTGAAAGAGCTCGCGGCTAAAGAGGGAATACTTGCTGCGAGTTCTTCTGGCGCAGCTCTTCATTCAGCTTTGCAGGAAGCACAAAAAGCCCCTCCAGGCACAAAAATCGTAACGATCTTCCCTGATGGAAGCGAGCGTTATTTAAGCAAAAAAATATACGAGGGGGGAATTTAAATGAAACGCAAAACAAAATTAATCCACGGCGGTATTCCAGGTGATAAAACGACGGGTGCCGTTTCATTTCCGATTTACCAGGTAAGTACTTATAAACAAGAAGAAGTGGGAGTGCATAGTGGGTATGAATATTCCCGGACTGGGAATCCGACAAGGTTTGCTCTCGAAGAGCTGATAAAGGACCTGGAAGAAGGAAAACGCGGGTTTGCTTTTGGTTCGGGCATGGCAGCCATCACTGCAGTCATGATGTTATTTAACTCAGGGGATCACATAGTTCTCACAGATGATGTATATGGCGGGACTTATCGGATCATGAATAAGGTGCTTAACAGGATTGGCATAGAGTCTACTTTTGTTGACACAACAGACCTGGATGCTGTAAGGTCTGCTATTCAGCCAAACACGAAAGCCTTATATATCGAGACTCCGACAAATCCACTTTTGAAAGTGACGGACATAAAGGCAAGTGCGCAGCTGGCAAAAGAACATGGCTTGCTAACCATCGTCGACAATACCTTCAGCACACCATACTGGCAAACACCGTTGACAATGGGAGCGGATATCGTCCTTCATTCTGCTACTAAATATCTCGGCGGACATAGCGATGTAGTGGCTGGACTGGTCGTCGTGAATGATGAACAGCTTGCTGATGATCTTCATTTTGTCCAGAATTCTACGGGCGGAATTTTAGGGCCTCAGGATTCCTGGTTATTAGTGAGGGGAATTAAGACATTGGGCCTGCGGATGGAAGCCCATGAATCAAGCACAAAGAAGATAGTCGAGTTTCTTTCTGGCCACGAGAGTGTTGGTAAAGTGTATTACCCGGGTCTCGAATCGCATCCACAACATACAATTGCCAAAGAACAGGCAGGCGGGTTTGGAGGAATGGTCAGCTTTGATGTAGGCAGCGCAGAAAAAGCAGCTGAGGTACTAAAGAAAGTGAAGTATTTTACGCTTGCAGAGAGTCTTGGGGCGGTTGAAAGCTTGATCTCGGTTCCCGCTAAAATGACTCACGCCTCCATTCCAGCAGAGCGCCGTGCGGAACTTGGAATCACGGACGGCTTAATCCGAATTTCTGTCGGGATTGAAGATGTGGAGGACTTGATAGAGGATTTGAGCCAGGCTTTATAACTGAAGTAAAGCTTGTCCTAAGAATAGGGGAGAATTCCTTAAAACATTGACGGACTAAAATGTCCGGGAACAATGAAATAGTGTCCTTCATAAGGGTATGGTGGATAAAGTTACAAAACAGAAGCAGGCACCGGGTAACCGGTGCCTGCTATTGATTGCAATAAAATCATTCTTATGAAGCCTGTTGTTGTACAACAGAAGGGTGCTGAACCACTTTCTTTCCATTAAATACATTAAAAACCAGGTTCAGTGCAATAGCGGTCAAGCTTCCCGCTACGATTCCGTTGTCTGTCAGTATGCGGATGCTGGATGGCATCTGAGCGAATAGTTCCGGGACTGTAGTGACACCAAGACCCATTCCCACAGAACATGCGATTATTAAAAGGTTTTCCTGTGAGGAAAACTCCACCTTGCTGAGCATTTTAATTCCATAAGCAACGACCATGCCAAACATCGCAACCATTGCTCCTCCAAGTACTGGAGTAGGGATTATCGTAGTCAAAGCGCCGATTTTCGGTACTAAGCCCAGCAGGACAAGGAATGCGCCGGCTGTGTATATGACGTTCTTAGTCTTTACTCCTGACATCTGTAGAAGGCCGACATTTTGTGAATAGGTTGTGTAAGGGAATGCGTTAAAAAAGGCTCCAAGAATAATCGCCAGTCCTTCTGCACGGTAACCATTTGCCAGGTCTTTCTCTTCAAGCTTTTCTTCACAAATATCTCCTAGTGCAAAATATACTCCTGTAGATTCAACCAGGCTTACCATCGCGACTAGAATCATTGTCAGGATGGCTGATAATTCAAATGTAGGGAGGCCAAAGTAAAATGGAGCAGGCATGTGCAGCCAGGATGCTTCCCTAACAGCTGAAAAGTCTACCATTCCCATAAAATATGCAACGATTGTCCCCGCACCAAGCCCGAGCAGAATGGCGATAGCTCGGACAAACCCTTTAAAGAAGCGGAAAAGCACAATGATAAAAAGCAAGGTGCCAAAGGCAAGCCCGATATTTGAGAGGGAGCCGAAATCCGGGCTGCCCTGGCCCCCAGCCATATTATTCATGGCAACAGGAATTAAGGTAATTCCGATGATCGTCACAACCGATCCGGTAACAACCGGCGGAAAGAACCTGACAAGTTTTCCAAAGAACTTTGATATGGCAACGACAAAAATACCAGAAATGAGGATAGAGCCATAGATGGCCGAAATTCCGTACTGGCCGCCAATAGCAATCATCGGACCAACGGCAGTGAATGTGCAGCCTAACACAACAGGAAGACCGATTCCGAAGAATTTGTTGCGCCAAACCTGGAGCAGGGTAGCGATTCCGCACATAAAGATATCTATCGAAACTAAATATGTTAACTGTTCTCCCGTTAAGCCAAGCGCTCCCCCAACAATCAGCGGAACGATTACCGCGCCAGCGTACATAGCCAAAACATGCTGAATTCCTAGGGAAGCAATTTTAAATGGATTCTGTTTCATCGAATCATCTCCGCCTTTCCTTCATCCGAATGTTCAAACGTTACGATGCTATTTTCGAGAGACTTTATAATGGCCAGTGATTCAACCCTGTAGCCTTCTTCACGTAAAAGACGGCCGCCATCCTGAAATCCTTTTTCAATCACAATTCCGAAGCCTGCTATGTATGCTTTAGCTTTGTTCGCAATCTCTGCTAGCCCCAGTGCAGCTTGTCCGTTTGCAAGGAAATCGTCAATGATCAACACTGTATCATCCTCTGAGAGGAATTTACTAGATACAGAGATTTCATTGTTTTCCTCCTTTGTAAAAGAGTAAACGGATGCCGTTATCAGATCTTTTACGAGTGTAAGAGATTTTCTTTTCCTTGCAAAAACAACTGGCACCTGTAATTGGAGACCTGCCATTACAGCTGGTGCAATGCCGGATGATTCGATTGTCAAAATCTTAGTAATCCCAGATCCTGCAAACCTGCTGGCGAATTCTTTTCCGATTTCAAGCATTAGCTGAGGATCAACCTGGTGATTCAGGAAAGTATCCACCTTTAGGATGGTTGGAGACAGGACGCTCCCTTCGGCCTTAATTTTTTCGGTTAGCTGTTTCATGTTAGTCCTCCTTTTTCTCTCAGAGCCTATAAAAAAAGCCCAAAGTCCATGCATTCACGTCATAAATGAGTGAAGCAATGGTCTTTGGGCTTTTAGTCGCAACTAAGACAAAAGAGGGCAATCCGCCTCTTGCATTGCTCACTCATAGTCAGATCATTTACGGTAATCCGGTAGAAACTTGCAGGCCATATCCCTGCGATTATATGAGTGAATATATTATTTAATAGTCATTATAACACCAATTTATTATTCTTCAATAGAAAAAACACGAAAGTTATCATTGTTTGCATAATTAAAGTTCGTGTTTTGGGTGAAAATGTTGTTGTTTGTTCCATTTTAACCAAATTGCCAATAGAAAAAATCTTCCCCATTTTACAAATATTTGTTAAACTATTTAAGCATTTAAGGTGTATGGGGGATATATTTATGAGCGTATTTAAAGATTTATTATGGTACTTCAAAGCTGAGAAAAAAGCTTACTTAATTGGGGTTTTTTTGCTGCTGTTTGTGGCACTGCTCCAGCTTGTACCGCCTCGCGTCATTGGGATTATTGTAGATGAGATTACCAATGGAACCCTTACTTCAGGGAAGCTTGGCATCTGGATATTCGTACTTGTTGTATCAGGACTGGCGATGTATTCGCTTCGTTACTACTGGCGAATTATGATTTTTGGTTCAGCTGTGAAGCTGTCCCGGTTATTAAGGAATCGACTTTATGCTCATTTTACCAGCATGTCTCAATCCTTTTACCAAAAAAGAAGGACAGGGGATTTGATGGCCCATGCCACCAATGACCTGTCGGCAATTCAGCAGACTGCAGGTGCGGGGGTCCTGACATTTGTAGACTCCGTTTCAACCGGCGGGTTTGTAATTATTGCAATGGCTGCCACGATCAGCTGGAAGCTTACTTTGATTGCTTTGATTCCAATGCCGTTTATGGCCTTGCTGACAAGCTGGTACGGGACCATGCTTCATAAAAGATTCCATAAGGCCCAGGAAGCATTTTCAGATTTGAATGACAAGACACAGGAGAGCATTACTGGCATAAAAGTAATTAAAACCTTTGGCCAGGAAAATGAAGACATTGAGGATTTCCGCAAGCAGTCCGAAGATGTCGTAAAAAAGAACATCTCGGTTGCAAAGATTGACGCGCTATTTGACCCGACAATCTCCATAATCGTCGGTATATCTTTTTTCCTTTCCATTGCATTCGGCTCGAGATATGTTTTGGATGGGGAGCTGACGATTGGTCAGCTAGTATCCTTTACATCCTATCTCGGCTTACTGGTTTGGCCGATGCTGGCGTTTGGCTGGTTTTTCAATATTGTCGAGCGGGGAAGGGCTTCCTATGACCGTGTTTCAGCCCTGCTGGATGAAAAAATTGACATTCAGGACAAGGCAGACGCACTTAATATCGTTCCTGAAGGTGACATTCATTATAATATCGAATCATTTACCTATCCAGGGGACCAGGAACCGATATTGAAAAATATCAGATTTGAGCTTGGCAAAGGGCAGACTCTGGGGGTCGTTGGGAAAACAGGAGCTGGAAAAACAACGCTGCTGAAACTCCTTATACGTGAATTCGACCTTTCCAATGGGTGCATCTCTGTTGGAGGCAGGAACATCGAGGATTATAAGATAGATCGGCTAAGGCAGGCAATCGGATATGTTCCTCAGGACCACTTCCTTTTTTCAGCCACAGTCAAGGAAAACATAGCATTTGCCAACCCTTCTGTTGATAAGGAAGTCATTTATGGTTCAGCAAGAGTGGCGAATATCCATGAAGATATACTGGAATTCACGCATGGTTACCAGACCGTTGTCGGAGAGCGCGGGGTATCTTTGTCGGGAGGGCAAAAGCAAAGGATTTCTATCGCGCGAGCACTTGTGATGAACCCTGAAATACTGGTGCTGGATGATTCGCTTTCAGCGGTGGATGCAAAGACCGAGGAGCAGATTCTCTCCGCATTGAAAGAAAATCGAAAAGATAAAACAACGATTATCACTGCGCACCGCCTAAGCGCCATTCATCACGCCGATTTAATCATTGTTCTTGAAAATGGCCGGATTGCTGAACGAGGGACGCATGATCAGCTAATGGAGCAGGATGGCTGGTACAGGGACATGTATTTGAGACAGCAGCTCGAAGAACTCGTTGAGCAGGGAGGTTAACCATGGAAAAAACGCCAGTATTAAACGCAAAAGAACAGCGGTCCGTGCTGTTCAGGCTTCTTGCTTATGCGAAGCCGCACTTGAAGATGATTTTTGTTGCTTTTGGATTCCTGCTTCTCGCTACGATTGGGGATGTGCTGGGGCCAATTTTAGTGAAGATTTTCATCGATGATTACTTGAGGGAAGGGTATTTGCCTTTTCAGCCGCTGCTGATGCTCGGTTCTGCATATATTGGCATCCAGGTACTCAATGTGCTTGTTTCTTATTTTCAGTTGTTGAAATTCCAGGAAATCGCTCTCAAAATCATCCAGCAAATGAGGATTGATGTATTCACCAAGGTTCAGCAGCTCGGTTTAAAATATTTCGATAAAACACCTGCAGGATCCCTTGTATCCAGGGTTACGAATGATACCGAGGCAATCAAGGATATGTTTGTCAGTGTTATTGCGACCTTTATCCAGAGTGGCTTTTTGTTATTCGGAATCTTTGTCGCGATGTTCATTCTGAATGTCAAACTGGCATTATTCACGATGCTGATTTTACCGTTCATTGTGTTTATCATGAGCTTGTACAGAAAATTAAGCTCAAGGTTTTATCAGGATATGCGTGAGAGGCTGAGCCAGTTGAATGCAAAGCTAAGTGAATCGCTTCAGGGTATGTCAATTATCCAGATGTTTCGCCAGGAAGAAAGACTGAAAAGGGAGTTCGGCGACATCAATGACAAGCATTTCGAGGCGGGTATGAGAAACATCAAGGCTGACGGACTGCTATTGCGCCCTGCGGTGGACCTTGTGTATATTTTGGCGTTAATCATCGTGCTAAGCTTTTTCGGGATCACTTCCTTTGACAGCCCTATTGAAATTGGAGTGCTTTATGCCTTCATCAATTATTTGGATCGATTTTTTGAACCGGTTAACAATATGATGATGCGCCTTTCCATGTACCAGCAGGCTATTGTTGCGGCTTCAAGAGTATTCAAGCTGCTGGATGAAGATCAGCTTGCTCCGGCACAGACTGGGACAGAGGCAGATAAAATCAATGATGGCAAAATTGAATTCAGGGATGTTAGTTTTTCCTATGACGGCAAACGGGACGTACTGAAAAACATCAGTTTTACCGTAAATCCAGGTGAAACACTGGCTTTTGTCGGTCACACCGGCAGCGGAAAAAGCTCAATCATCAACCTGCTGATGCGCTTTTATGAATTTGAGAGAGGCGATATTTTAATCGATGATCATCCCATAAAGAATTATCCGGTGAAAGAGCTGCGTGAT
The nucleotide sequence above comes from Mesobacillus jeotgali. Encoded proteins:
- a CDS encoding nucleobase:cation symporter-2 family protein, producing the protein MKQNPFKIASLGIQHVLAMYAGAVIVPLIVGGALGLTGEQLTYLVSIDIFMCGIATLLQVWRNKFFGIGLPVVLGCTFTAVGPMIAIGGQYGISAIYGSILISGIFVVAISKFFGKLVRFFPPVVTGSVVTIIGITLIPVAMNNMAGGQGSPDFGSLSNIGLAFGTLLFIIVLFRFFKGFVRAIAILLGLGAGTIVAYFMGMVDFSAVREASWLHMPAPFYFGLPTFELSAILTMILVAMVSLVESTGVYFALGDICEEKLEEKDLANGYRAEGLAIILGAFFNAFPYTTYSQNVGLLQMSGVKTKNVIYTAGAFLVLLGLVPKIGALTTIIPTPVLGGAMVAMFGMVVAYGIKMLSKVEFSSQENLLIIACSVGMGLGVTTVPELFAQMPSSIRILTDNGIVAGSLTAIALNLVFNVFNGKKVVQHPSVVQQQAS
- a CDS encoding response regulator transcription factor, giving the protein MGKRVLVAEDEQRISQLLKMYLERESFEVEVANNGVEALEKAIQEPFDVIILDILMPGKDGFTVLEEIRKIKTTPVIMLSAKGEAQDLKRGEELGASEYILKPFSPKDVIAKIKELI
- a CDS encoding bifunctional cystathionine gamma-lyase/homocysteine desulfhydrase gives rise to the protein MKRKTKLIHGGIPGDKTTGAVSFPIYQVSTYKQEEVGVHSGYEYSRTGNPTRFALEELIKDLEEGKRGFAFGSGMAAITAVMMLFNSGDHIVLTDDVYGGTYRIMNKVLNRIGIESTFVDTTDLDAVRSAIQPNTKALYIETPTNPLLKVTDIKASAQLAKEHGLLTIVDNTFSTPYWQTPLTMGADIVLHSATKYLGGHSDVVAGLVVVNDEQLADDLHFVQNSTGGILGPQDSWLLVRGIKTLGLRMEAHESSTKKIVEFLSGHESVGKVYYPGLESHPQHTIAKEQAGGFGGMVSFDVGSAEKAAEVLKKVKYFTLAESLGAVESLISVPAKMTHASIPAERRAELGITDGLIRISVGIEDVEDLIEDLSQAL
- a CDS encoding ABC transporter ATP-binding protein, translating into MEKTPVLNAKEQRSVLFRLLAYAKPHLKMIFVAFGFLLLATIGDVLGPILVKIFIDDYLREGYLPFQPLLMLGSAYIGIQVLNVLVSYFQLLKFQEIALKIIQQMRIDVFTKVQQLGLKYFDKTPAGSLVSRVTNDTEAIKDMFVSVIATFIQSGFLLFGIFVAMFILNVKLALFTMLILPFIVFIMSLYRKLSSRFYQDMRERLSQLNAKLSESLQGMSIIQMFRQEERLKREFGDINDKHFEAGMRNIKADGLLLRPAVDLVYILALIIVLSFFGITSFDSPIEIGVLYAFINYLDRFFEPVNNMMMRLSMYQQAIVAASRVFKLLDEDQLAPAQTGTEADKINDGKIEFRDVSFSYDGKRDVLKNISFTVNPGETLAFVGHTGSGKSSIINLLMRFYEFERGDILIDDHPIKNYPVKELRDKMGLVLQDPFLFFGTIGDNIRLHNSELTQEDIKRAAEFVQADSFIGKLEDGYEHKVTERGSTFSSGQRQLIAFARTIASNPKILVLDEATANIDTETEEAIQTALSKMRKGRTTIAIAHRLSTIQDADQIIVLHHGEIVERGTHQELLSQQGLYHKMYLLQNGSVERLEDVVG
- a CDS encoding ABC transporter transmembrane domain-containing protein, with protein sequence MSVFKDLLWYFKAEKKAYLIGVFLLLFVALLQLVPPRVIGIIVDEITNGTLTSGKLGIWIFVLVVSGLAMYSLRYYWRIMIFGSAVKLSRLLRNRLYAHFTSMSQSFYQKRRTGDLMAHATNDLSAIQQTAGAGVLTFVDSVSTGGFVIIAMAATISWKLTLIALIPMPFMALLTSWYGTMLHKRFHKAQEAFSDLNDKTQESITGIKVIKTFGQENEDIEDFRKQSEDVVKKNISVAKIDALFDPTISIIVGISFFLSIAFGSRYVLDGELTIGQLVSFTSYLGLLVWPMLAFGWFFNIVERGRASYDRVSALLDEKIDIQDKADALNIVPEGDIHYNIESFTYPGDQEPILKNIRFELGKGQTLGVVGKTGAGKTTLLKLLIREFDLSNGCISVGGRNIEDYKIDRLRQAIGYVPQDHFLFSATVKENIAFANPSVDKEVIYGSARVANIHEDILEFTHGYQTVVGERGVSLSGGQKQRISIARALVMNPEILVLDDSLSAVDAKTEEQILSALKENRKDKTTIITAHRLSAIHHADLIIVLENGRIAERGTHDQLMEQDGWYRDMYLRQQLEELVEQGG
- the mtnN gene encoding 5'-methylthioadenosine/S-adenosylhomocysteine nucleosidase; its protein translation is MRVGIIGAMDEEVDLLRSKMADREDITLAGSEFYNGKVDGLEVVLLKSGIGKVNAAMGTALLIEKFKPDVIINTGSAGGFHEELNVGDVVISTEVRHHDVDVTIFGYEYGQVPRMPAYFSPDANLVNVAEKSAGKINDIQVVKGLIASGDSFMNDPERVEFIRSKLPDLYAAEMEAAAIAQVAYQFEVPFVIIRSLSDIAGKDSNISFDQFLETAAKNSAELILLMLEELKK
- a CDS encoding xanthine phosphoribosyltransferase, producing MKQLTEKIKAEGSVLSPTILKVDTFLNHQVDPQLMLEIGKEFASRFAGSGITKILTIESSGIAPAVMAGLQLQVPVVFARKRKSLTLVKDLITASVYSFTKEENNEISVSSKFLSEDDTVLIIDDFLANGQAALGLAEIANKAKAYIAGFGIVIEKGFQDGGRLLREEGYRVESLAIIKSLENSIVTFEHSDEGKAEMIR
- a CDS encoding PLP-dependent cysteine synthase family protein, whose translation is MTVYRSIHELIGNTPMIELTRFHLPQDVRLFAKLEYLNPGGSIKDRLGLELLDEAFRSGKLAENGTLIEPTAGNTGIGVALAAINKGIDVIFVVPEKFSLEKQSIMKALGAKIIHTPTSEGMEGAIRKTEQLLMDIPNSYSPSQFSNPANPDTYYKTLGPEIWDDLDGEIDIFVAGAGTGGTFMGTARFLKEKNPMVKTVIVEPEGSILNGGESGPHKTEGIGMEFLPHYMDTSYFDGIHTVSDQNAFDRVKELAAKEGILAASSSGAALHSALQEAQKAPPGTKIVTIFPDGSERYLSKKIYEGGI
- a CDS encoding class I SAM-dependent DNA methyltransferase → MGREFIPLFDDWAEFYDETVSGHDVEYKEVFEDYDKILHAVASKSTGTVLEFGVGTGNLTEKLISLGRVVYGVEPSKVMREKTRARFLDMHLYDGDFIHFPELPQKVDTIVSTYAFHHLTDDEKDSAIKLYSEILGNDGKIVFADTAFLDEKDREGRHRIVKEQGFLNLLEDLQREYYTTLEVLEHLFRKNGFEVRFEKMNPYVWLMEAVKVTKN
- a CDS encoding S-ribosylhomocysteine lyase, whose amino-acid sequence is MVKKMNVESFNLDHTKVAAPYVRLAGTTQGASGDVIHKYDIRFCQPNKEHMEMPGLHSLEHLMAENIRNHHDTVVDISPMGCQTGFYLSVINHDDYDNILDVLEKTLKDVLEADEVPACNEIQCGWAASHSLEGAKEIAAKMLEKKDEWRQVFAE